A genome region from Populus alba chromosome 3, ASM523922v2, whole genome shotgun sequence includes the following:
- the LOC118040195 gene encoding MLO-like protein 3 yields MPHDTRHIYYPPNLHDVQVSSKNKAAAATTMAVGGASSTGPTPYRSLQDTPTWALATVCFVFIFTGIFIEYLIHLLSHWLKKSRKTALYEALEKLKSVLMVLGFMSLILTVTQRSIIKICISDKVANRMLPCRQNHNQNHQSNTGKGSWQLNPAQIIVAQGE; encoded by the exons ATGCCCCACGATACTAGACATATTTATTATCCTCCCAACCTCCATGATGTTCAAGTTTCCTCCAAGAACAAGGCGGCAGCAGCAACCACCATGGCTGTGGGAGGAGCAAGCAGTACAGGTCCAACCCCATACCGCTCTTTGCAAGACACCCCCACCTGGGCTCTGGCAACCGTTTGCTTCGTCTTCATCTTCACCGGCATATTCATTGAGTACTTGATCCACCTCCTTAGCCAC TGGCTGAAAAAAAGCAGAAAGACTGCCTTGTATGAGGCTTTGGAGAAGCTCAAATCAG TGCTCATGGTGCTGGGGTTCATGTCACTCATTTTGACAGTAACTCAAAGATCCATCATCAAAATCTGCATATCTGACAAGGTTGCAAACAGGATGCTACCATGCCGTCAAAACCATAACCAAAACCACCAAAGCAACACAGGAAAAGGATCTTGGCAGCTGAATCCGGCTCAGATTATTGTGGCTCAAGG GGAATGA